The following are from one region of the Cystobacter fuscus DSM 2262 genome:
- a CDS encoding zinc-dependent alcohol dehydrogenase family protein, which yields MRRWTLKAGATTVEGLVLEDVPMPVPGPGEVRIRVRAVSLNYRDRLVLQGFPGMRLLERDLVPVSDGAGEVDAVGAGVETWRVGDRVTPYFFKNWHDAPPTEVDYGLGGHDTDGMLAECVVLPASRLARAPESLDFAETSTLPCAAVTAWNALHGGRPLGPDSQVLVLGSGGVSLFALLLARAAGARVFATSSQDDKLRRMISLGAREGVNYRDTPDWGRAIFERTGGVDKVIDVNGTSSLPQSLTAIRPGGEVALVGLMSLEDAPSVATQVLFKGATLRGIAVGSTKMYDELSRVIDQHRIRPPIARTFRFEDARDAYRAQASPELFGKIVIAL from the coding sequence ATGCGTCGCTGGACATTGAAGGCGGGCGCCACGACGGTGGAGGGGCTCGTGCTCGAGGACGTGCCGATGCCGGTCCCCGGTCCGGGTGAGGTCCGCATCCGCGTCCGCGCGGTGTCCCTCAACTACCGGGACCGGCTCGTGCTCCAGGGCTTCCCGGGGATGCGGCTGTTGGAGCGGGACCTCGTCCCCGTGTCGGATGGAGCCGGTGAGGTCGACGCGGTGGGCGCCGGTGTGGAGACGTGGCGCGTGGGAGACCGGGTGACACCGTACTTCTTCAAGAACTGGCACGATGCGCCGCCCACCGAGGTCGACTACGGTCTGGGCGGACACGACACGGACGGGATGCTGGCCGAGTGTGTCGTCCTGCCCGCCAGCCGGCTCGCGCGGGCTCCCGAGAGCCTGGACTTCGCCGAGACGTCCACCCTGCCCTGCGCCGCGGTGACCGCCTGGAACGCCCTCCACGGCGGCAGGCCCCTCGGGCCGGACAGCCAGGTGCTGGTGCTGGGAAGTGGCGGCGTGTCCCTCTTCGCCCTGCTCCTGGCGCGCGCGGCGGGGGCCCGGGTCTTCGCGACCTCCAGTCAGGACGACAAGCTGCGCCGGATGATCTCCCTGGGAGCCCGCGAGGGCGTCAACTACCGGGACACCCCGGACTGGGGACGGGCCATCTTCGAGCGCACCGGCGGAGTCGACAAGGTGATCGACGTGAATGGAACGTCCTCCCTGCCTCAGTCCCTGACGGCCATCCGTCCGGGGGGAGAAGTGGCGCTCGTGGGGTTGATGTCCCTGGAAGACGCTCCGTCCGTCGCGACGCAGGTGCTGTTCAAGGGCGCCACCCTGCGAGGCATCGCCGTGGGCAGCACGAAGATGTACGACGAGCTGTCGCGGGTGATCGACCAGCACCGGATCCGGCCGCCCATCGCCCGCACGTTCCGGTTCGAGGACGCCCGGGACGCGTACCGGGCACAAGCCTCGCCCGAGCTCTTCGGCAAGATCGTGATCGCGCTCTAA